A single Anopheles maculipalpis chromosome 3RL, idAnoMacuDA_375_x, whole genome shotgun sequence DNA region contains:
- the LOC126561721 gene encoding transcription factor Ken 2 — MLGVRMLMLHYSKHGECILQEIGAAFRGEHATDLLLICDGKETVRAHKLVLAAASPLIRMILEETPILEGETTVYFPDVQVCYFRLLLDFLYSGQVYVPANEVHHLQDLLALLQIKPSIWKNSDCSNDTESQKSEPLVDINRNEGIGALDHRRRRTKSQDHSGSRDGSPASRKIRVKREHHSAGSSEDGGDREDTDYMDEVEEAIIKSNNNLQQINRHDEDDGGGSAAGGRGSGIVGDEGGSTAGEARSESSSSRGGDGTVEASRTSNADRRTPSARHSRGSACDPDPEDDEDFELDVEDRDMVDEEARAEATSRTPNSAGGSDSLRSRRRSSSDPVNLSIVKQQQHQDGDSDDANIDVETIGNAPTKNLLPPRYLDPFRTKRKAYYIHSDAESLKPLEHELLHGSPDNYVVTPHRKRRPGFHNSPAQNPPFVPSYLEDLRTRKCFLSAPPTYVSDARPGSPGTPRPTDIAALGTNHSSSNNNNNNNNNTSSNNNNRIRPPSADNKLAVAPFVYPWPSAALAALPGGPADLLAVPYLHAASANTDTSPAELIQQMKNFESSQAEAVLSARSGGSGGCGGSGGSAASSLAGSGSGSTASGGGGGAATGGGGGGGGGLSSGNTPVREYRCEYCGKQFGMSWNLKTHLRVHTGEKPFACRLCVAMFKQKAHLLKHLCSVHRNIINSPEAGGRYTCCFCTLYFETLQELVRHLSGHHNNLLLSKNLHE; from the exons TTAGAATGCTGATGCTGCACTATAGCAAACACGGCGAGTGCATACTCCAGGAAATTGGTGCAGCATTTCGCGGAGAGCATGCGACAGACCTGCTACTCATCTGCGATGGCAAGGAGACGGTGCGAGCACACAAGCTGGTACTGGCTGCGGCCAGTCCACTTATACG CATGATTTTAGAAGAGACTCCAATTCTGGAGGGCGAAACCACCGTATACTTTCCGGATGTGCAGGTATGTTACTTCCGGCTGTTACTGGACTTCCTGTACTCCGGCCAAGTGTATGTACCCGCGAACGAGGTACACCACCTGCAAGATCTCCTAGCGTTATTACAAATTAAGCCCAGCATATGGAAAAACTCCGATTGCTCCAATGACACTG AATCACAAAAGTCAGAGCCCTTGGTGGATATTAACCGGAATGAGGGCATTGGCGCACTTGATCATCGTCGAAGGCGCACGAAAAGCCAGGACCATTCGGGGTCCAGGGACGGTAGTCCGGCCAGCCGAAAAATAAGGGTAAAACGAGAGCACCATTCTGCGGGCAGCTCGGAGGATGGTGGTGATCGCGAAGATACCGATTACATGGACGAGGTCGAAGAGGCCATCAtcaagagcaacaacaacctgCAGCAAATCAACCGGCACGACGAGGACGACGGTGGTGGGAGTGCTGCAGGCGGTCGGGGGAGTGGGATCGTGGGGGACGAGGGAGGCAGTACGGCGGGCGAGGCCCGAAGCGaatcgagcagcagcagaggaGGCGATGGAACGGTCGAAGCTTCCCGCACGTCGAACGCGGACCGAAGAACTCCGTCGGCGCGGCATAGCAGAGGCAGCGCGTGTGATCCCGATCCGGAAGACGACGAGGACTTTGAGCTGGACGTGGAAGATCGTGACATGGTGGACGAAGAGGCGCGTGCTGAGGCCACCAGTCGAACGCCCAACAGTGCCGGTGGCAGTGATTCGCTACGCAGCCGAAGACGTAGCTCGTCCGACCCTGTCAATCTGTCCAtcgtgaagcagcagcagcaccaggaCGGCGATTCGGACGATGCCAATATCGACGTCGAAACGATAGGCAACGCACCGACGAAG AATCTGCTTCCACCGCGGTACTTGGACCCGTTTCGCACCAAGCGGAAAGCGTACTACATACATTCGGATGCCGAATCGTTGAAACCGCTCGAACACGAGCTGCTTCACGGTTCGCCGGACAACTATGTTGTGACTCCGCACCGGAAGCGACGGCCCGGATTCCACAACTCGCCGGCACAGAATCCACCGTTCGTGCCAAGCTATTTGGAGGACCTACGAACACGCAAGTGCTTCCTCTCGGCGCCACCGACGTACGTGTCAG ATGCCAGGCCCGGATCACCTGGTACACCCCGTCCCACCGACATTGCGGCACTCGGTACTAACCATTCGTCCagcaataataacaacaacaacaacaacaacaccagcagcaacaacaacaatcggaTACGTCCGCCCAGCGCGGACAATAAGCTTGCGGTTGCCCCGTTCGTGTACCCTTGGCCATCGGCTGCGCTGGCAGCGTTGCCCGGCGGTCCAGCGGATCTGCTGGCCGTTCCGTATCTGCATGCGGCCAGCGCCAACACGGACACCAGCCCTGCCGAGCTGATACAGCAGATGAAAAACTTCGAAAGCAGTCAGGCGGAAGCGGTCCTGAGCGCTCGTTCCGGTGGCAGTGGAGGCTGTGGTGGCAGCGGTGGCAGTGCCGCCAGCAGCCTAGCAGGATCCGGCTCTGGATCGACGGCCagtgggggtggtggtggtgcagcaacaggaggaggaggaggaggaggaggtgggcTAAGCAGTGGAAACACCCCGGTGCGCGAATATCGATGTGAGTACTGTGGCAAACAGTTTGGCATGTCCTGGAACCTGAAGACGCATCTGCGTGTCCACACGGGCGAGAAACCTTTCGCCTGTCGGCTGTGTGTGGCAATGTTCAAGCAGAAGGCCCATCTGCTAAAGCATCTCTGCTCGGTGCACCGGAACATCATCAATTCGCCGGAAGCGGGTGGCAGGTACACCTGTTGCTTCTGCACACTGTACTTCGAGACGCTGCAGGAGCTGGTGCGCCATCTGTCCGGCCATCACAACAACCTGCTGCTCAGCAAAAATCTCCACGAATGA